A genomic region of Clostridiaceae bacterium contains the following coding sequences:
- a CDS encoding acyl-CoA thioesterase has product MENSLINSNKLPGKTPSESQVEMTELVLPNDTNLLGNLLGGRLMHWIDIAGAAAASRHSNGVVATVALDSLDFRHPARMGELVILKAKLTWVGRTSMEVMVKAFSENIKTGKIILTNKAYITFVALDDEGRPRPVPSLILETEEEKKEFQEAEKRRCERLKRKNQ; this is encoded by the coding sequence ATGGAGAATTCATTAATAAACTCCAATAAATTACCTGGCAAAACCCCAAGTGAGTCACAGGTGGAAATGACAGAGCTTGTCCTGCCCAATGACACAAACCTTCTTGGAAACCTGCTTGGCGGAAGACTTATGCACTGGATCGACATAGCAGGAGCTGCCGCTGCCTCCAGGCACTCAAACGGAGTTGTAGCTACAGTGGCTCTTGACAGCCTGGACTTTAGGCATCCTGCGCGAATGGGAGAACTGGTAATACTGAAAGCAAAGCTGACCTGGGTTGGCAGGACTTCAATGGAAGTAATGGTTAAGGCCTTTTCAGAAAATATAAAAACCGGCAAAATAATATTAACCAACAAGGCATATATTACTTTTGTAGCTTTAGATGATGAGGGAAGACCAAGGCCGGTGCCGTCTCTTATACTTGAAACAGAGGAAGAGAAGAAAGAGTTCCAGGAAGCTGAAAAAAGAAGATGTGAACGCTTAAAAAGAAAAAATCAGTAA
- the spoVB gene encoding stage V sporulation protein B yields MKKKSFIGSAITLMIAGLIVRVLGFVYRVYLSNLIGAEGMGLFQLISPVYSLIILTLTSGMSIAVSRMVAAQTAKNNNINSRRITICALLITCAAGTIISLFLLMNINFVINQIMKDTRTYYSFLLILPNIPIIAASSALKGYFYGMQDVTPTAVSQVVEQVVRISLVMIISSRYIGLGIEYACALATIGMVLGEISNLLVLIIVYNLRKKDEYKLRTQRNLMRKRVIVSQLLKISVPISMNRFITSMMSTVEYIMIPRMLLMGGIDYKASMEQYGRLTGMAMPLIFFPSLVTSSIATTLIPAIAEAVSKKNMRSINYRINQSLQITFVLGFLFSSIFMAYSNEIGNLFYARENIGSLLYTLSFTCIFIYLQQTMTGILNGLGKQAVSLRNGIIGNAIRICLIYFLMPAYGIESYIWSIIASYLVVVLMNFYVVVKTTSLIFNIRNWILKPGLIGIILLMTSKYVKSFYEIFLLNTKITVLLSLGTTIFVGIFLMITAGVISRGEIKKIIGLK; encoded by the coding sequence ATGAAAAAGAAGTCATTTATTGGAAGTGCCATAACACTTATGATCGCAGGACTTATCGTAAGGGTTCTGGGATTTGTATACAGAGTCTATTTGTCAAATCTTATCGGCGCAGAAGGAATGGGACTTTTCCAGCTAATTTCGCCTGTATATTCCTTGATAATACTTACACTTACTTCAGGAATGTCCATTGCCGTATCAAGAATGGTTGCAGCTCAAACTGCAAAAAATAACAATATTAATTCCAGAAGAATAACAATTTGTGCTTTGCTCATAACCTGTGCGGCAGGTACTATAATTTCCCTTTTTCTATTAATGAACATAAATTTTGTTATAAATCAGATTATGAAAGACACCAGAACATATTATTCTTTCTTGCTAATACTCCCGAATATACCGATAATTGCAGCTTCATCAGCCTTAAAGGGATATTTTTACGGAATGCAGGACGTTACTCCCACTGCTGTTTCACAAGTTGTGGAACAAGTGGTGCGAATCAGTCTCGTTATGATTATTTCATCCCGTTATATAGGTTTAGGTATTGAATATGCCTGTGCATTAGCTACTATTGGTATGGTATTGGGTGAGATATCTAATTTATTGGTTCTGATCATTGTCTATAATCTCAGAAAGAAAGATGAATATAAGCTAAGGACTCAAAGGAATTTAATGAGAAAACGAGTTATTGTAAGTCAGTTGTTAAAAATTTCTGTACCTATATCTATGAACAGGTTTATTACTTCAATGATGTCCACAGTTGAATATATAATGATTCCCAGGATGCTACTGATGGGAGGAATAGATTATAAGGCCAGTATGGAACAATATGGCAGGTTAACTGGTATGGCTATGCCCCTGATTTTTTTTCCTTCCCTAGTAACCTCTTCTATAGCTACAACCCTTATACCTGCAATTGCCGAAGCAGTATCCAAAAAAAACATGAGAAGCATCAATTACAGGATAAATCAATCCCTGCAAATAACATTTGTTCTGGGATTTCTGTTTTCTTCTATTTTTATGGCCTACTCAAATGAAATAGGAAATTTGTTTTACGCCAGGGAGAATATTGGAAGCCTTCTATATACTTTATCTTTTACATGTATATTCATCTATCTCCAGCAAACCATGACAGGAATATTAAATGGTCTTGGAAAACAGGCAGTATCCCTGAGAAATGGAATTATAGGAAACGCTATAAGAATATGCCTGATATATTTTCTAATGCCGGCCTATGGAATTGAAAGCTATATATGGAGTATTATCGCCAGTTATTTAGTTGTAGTTTTAATGAATTTTTATGTTGTTGTAAAAACTACATCCTTAATTTTTAATATTAGGAACTGGATACTAAAGCCAGGACTTATTGGAATAATATTACTTATGACCAGTAAATACGTAAAGAGTTTTTATGAAATATTTTTATTGAATACAAAAATCACTGTATTGCTTTCTTTAGGGACAACTATTTTTGTAGGAATATTCCTGATGATAACCGCAGGAGTTATATCTAGAGGTGAAATAAAAAAGATTATAGGACTGAAATAA
- a CDS encoding Hsp20/alpha crystallin family protein encodes MFYLTPFRRSRSSLVRENNWFDMDKLFEDFFSDSYFPVFLPGSNAIRADIRETDKEYIIEAEVPGVSKDNIKIDLRDDVLTIAVDYNEETKIEEKGYIRKERRSGSFCRSFHVDNIKHEEVKAKYNDGILTIVLPKKEEGRRNGRTIEIQ; translated from the coding sequence ATGTTCTATCTAACTCCTTTTAGAAGAAGTAGGAGCAGCTTGGTACGCGAAAACAACTGGTTCGATATGGACAAATTATTTGAGGACTTTTTCAGCGACAGTTACTTTCCTGTATTCTTACCGGGAAGCAATGCCATAAGAGCTGACATTCGTGAAACCGATAAGGAATACATTATTGAAGCAGAAGTTCCGGGAGTAAGTAAAGATAATATAAAGATTGACTTGAGAGATGACGTTTTAACAATTGCAGTAGATTACAATGAAGAGACTAAGATAGAAGAGAAAGGATACATCAGAAAAGAAAGAAGATCAGGATCTTTCTGCAGGAGCTTCCATGTAGACAATATTAAACATGAAGAAGTTAAGGCTAAATACAATGACGGAATACTCACAATAGTATTACCCAAAAAAGAGGAAGGAAGAAGAAACGGCCGCACCATAGAGATACAGTAG